GGCACCCACTTTGTAGCCTTTTGTACGTTTTGGTGGTTCTTTGATATTTTTAAAAGGCGTTATAACGATATTTTGCGACAATGCTGGAGTTTCCTATAATCGCATGACGGAGTCGGAGCCCCTTGAAACATTGTTTCCTTATTATATAAATGACGCTCAGAAAGTTATACGTCAGGTAGCTTTAACGACAATCTATTGTGAGATTACttaccagggcccagttgttcaaagtccGATTAAGCttatcctaggttagcgtaaaatttatttgctatttatttacagCTAAAGGATGGTTTTCCATAAAATTGTGGCCCAGTAAGGTTAACAagtacaaatttcttttccttaaaccttttGTTAATCTTCGGTGAAAAATCGTCCTTCAACGGTAgataaaaaaagcaattaaaattttcactaatccaggctTAGCTTAATCGAGCTCTGAACCACTGGGCCCAGAAGGTTGATTTCAAATGCTTTGGGTAAAAACTTTGCAAATCTACTTtgcaaattataaaaatacttttaGCACGAATGGAGTCTGATTGCACGTTGAGATTTGGCTTTTATAAGGGCGTTAAATCCAAATCTCAAAGTGAAATCAGACTCCATTCCTGCAAAAGCATTTTTATaaatttttctttataattgtttttttttataatcttAGCACCCTCCTATGTTAATTTTCACGCCAAAATCGCTTTAAATGCTGTGATTTGGATGatcttttttttatattttccttgataatggatTTATGACTACTTagaaacgtcggattttatcgtttGTTTTTACAAATCTAATTCCATTTAGAGAGCGATTATCCAAGTATGCAATATGTTGAATTGGGCAAATTATAAACAGCGGGCTACAAATTTatagagggcaaaatctgtGAATGATGGCAGATTATGATCTAGGCAAGCCTCATTGCATTGCTAAAGTACAGCTATTTTCTTTCAACCAATGTGTACACATCGCCAGAAAGTGACAAGCTTGTGACTTGTCGAATCGAATCTACTTTGCCGATgttcttctctttctcctttgTGTTTTGATTAACATTTAGCCACTAACCCAAGTCACTCCTGGGCTTCGCTTTCTATTCGCTGGTTTTCCATTAACCTTTCAATCTTATCAAGAGGAATTTTAGTATTCAGCACAACTTGATTTCTTTTGAAAGCACATCAGAAGCCATTGATTGACGAAAGCCTGAGaaccagatgatctttttctttttttccaaatacGGTTAACTCTACAGCTGGGCACGATTTCAATCACTGAAATCCGGGTATTGTTTCTAGGACAGCCTGCTATCAGCTTAAACGGTTGGGGAAATGGGGCAAAAATTCAGGGCTTTTTCACAATTATAAGCCACGCCTTTACAGAGAACAGAAATTATAAAACGTGTTTTGTCTTTTCACAGGTATCAGGCCTAGTGAAAGAGCAATCGTACCATGCTATTTGCTCCGTGAACAAAATTATGGAAATAGATGAGCTCGAGCACCGACAGATCATCGACTTAGAATGAAGAAATTCTTGCGCAAGACTCGTTAATAGCTCTTTGACATAATTATCCCATAACAGCCTACGGCCATCTGTGTTGAAAAATTACATTGCAGCTGTCATAAGTTAGCGGAAGGTATTAAATTCCAGTCGGAATGACTCATTTCTTTGATAAAAGACAACTTGCGTGCGCTATGAGTGATAAGGAAGTCAACTGATTGACTCCTCATCCAACATAAGTGTTGTCTAGACTGAGGCCCGACACAGTAATCGCATACACTGTAAAATATTTAGCATCCGAATAACAAACTTTGATTATATTTGTTGCTATAGCAGTGTCGCTGTTTTGATTCTTTAATATCCATGATgtctaattttgtttttgatgttcTCTGAACATCTGAATTTTCGTTGGATAATATACGCAAGATGTTTGTATCGATCAACTCGATCAGAGTCAAATCATCACGCATTGCAAGGAAATAACGAAACTATCATTTCAAGCGTTAGTCCCTCGTCCATTGAAAATGtttttccttgtcttttgcGCATGACTAGGGCTAGCGGTCAGATGAATATAGCATTGCACCTTACCCTGCAATTAACTTATGCTTTCTTATAGATAAGTTCAGTTCCTCAGtttcattacttttttttcctttttctatacgaagaaaatccaaaacaacaacaacaacaacaaataaacaaacaaacacacaaacaaaCTTTTCCCCTCACGTCCTTACTAATTAATTGCGATTTATCTTTACTATTTAATTCCGATTTCATTTTTAGTTGTTTGCATTAGCAACTCCACTTCTTCCTTTTCACTTACACACAAAAACACAGCCGTTTTAGACAAAAGCATTATTACTTTTTCAAAGAACCTAGAGCGTCGCCGGTTGCTATTGTACCGAGCAATGTGATATGGGTATAGAATACAAAATGTGTAATAAGATTGTGTGAGACACAAAAGGAAatcatgctttttttttttatctcagtttaGATAACAAATCAGATATCATAAATGAAGTCTATACCAACAAAAAAGGGCTTAACGGCAAGTAGATGACTACCAAGTTTTAATGTGGTATGAGATAGCCAGCTAAACcgttaacattaaaaaaaaactcaaaatcaaagaaacaaaacgacgcATCATCTACAATTCCATTGAACTTAGTTTTAGTTCACTAATTGTGCATCTCATTCGTGAcattttttgctaaaaactGCCAAGAACTAACGATAATGCATTGCTAATCCTATCTATTCCATCGTGCGCGACGCAACGTAATTCAGCAATGTCACATCTATGATAAAAGTTATACAGCACTTTATgctgaaaagacaaaaaaagacaTCTAGTCCTTTAAACTGTTCGCTAAACGCTGGTCATTTTTAGGGGGTCCACATCATTCTCCTCCTTTTTGGCTTCCTCTTCAAATGCGCTGTCATTGTTTTTCAGCGGTATCTCTTCGCTTGTGTCGAATTCAGAGAACTTGATCTCGTCACGTGAAAGATGTTCTACTATTCCCGCGCCCAGGGCATCACCCATAACATTCACGCAAGTGCGAAAACGATCCcttggaaaaaaacaacaaaaaaactcaaaaaagaGCAACTAATTAATGCCTTTGCAAAGTAAGAAACTCATTTCATAATCATAGAGAAATTAAAGTTCAAATCAGCCAGGAGTAGGTCAAATAGCACTAATAGTTTCATGCGTAAACAAGAAACGACCAGGGTCCCGTtgctcgaaagtcccgaaacttttcgggcgcagtTCGGGTGACacttctctttgtatcttcgaGACGAAGGCGTCTATTGGgaaaaatcactatccagcgaaCAAGTGCTATTAACATGGATTAAGTTATCCAGTCGATACTGATTTATTCAATGGATAAAGCTGTACACCCTTTGAACAACCAGAACTTGGACGGATCTGCCATCTGCCATTTCTTGGCACGATTTAAAAGTATTACAGTGTCAAGAAGCCAAAGGGTAAAAATGTCAACTGTATCATTTCTTTCGATGCTACGACTTTGCCTATCACTTCATATAAGCGGTTATCATTGCTTCCTATCTCTGAGGACGTGAAACTTACAGGAACCAGTCGATAGCCAAAATAAGCCCGATGTCTTCAGTGGGAAGGTTCACGGCCTGGAGAACTATTAACATGGTAACCAGGCCTGCTGAAGTGATACCAGCTGCCCCTATAGCTGCTGCAGTGGCCGTCAAACTGGCAAACGAAtacaaaaacagacaaaacaaaaaacaaaacaaaaacaaacaaacaaaaataaaaggtaaaaaaaaaaaaacgaataaatTAAGTAAGAAATGTGAGTACCTTCCGCAATATTGGTACAGTGCATGAAACTCGATCCGGCATAATGAGAGATTGTTCGGTCACTTTCAAATAACACAATACGAAATCACTATGAGAAAAATATGAGAGTTCCTTCTttcgtattttgaaagcaatcGATCGACAAGAAATTAATTCCGGCTGACGAAAGTCTCTCGGATCGCGTAAGTGAAAGGTGGTCATTGTTTGTGTGGGTATAGTTTAGGCTATCGATGATAGCCGTCGGATCCATGTTCTTTACCACTAAATAGGCATTGGATTGCTGACGTAGGTTGTATATATCCTCGTAAGTGACATATCACAGGGCTGGTGGCATTGTGTAGCAAACCTGCCTTTAGGTTAATTATAAATTGACTGATTAAAAACCTCTGGCTGAAGGTAATAGGTAATGTGATCACTAAGTCAAGGCTTcatataaacaaaaacaactcaTAAATCTGCCTTACACTGTTGTAACAATCTGCCCGGGTGCGAGGTGAATCTTATTGAGCTGAGCGATCCAAAGAGCACTGACGCCTTCGTACAGTGCTGTTCCATCCATGTTGACAGTGGCACCCAGAGGCAAAACAAAACGACTGATGCGGCTGTCGATCGCATTCATTTCCTCAACGCAGCGTATGGTGGTCGGCAATGTTGCTGAACTGTGAACAAACCGAATAAAGCATAACAGAGGTTAGTTGATGTATTTGCGCATACTTATATTATTTACTTATGTCAAAACAGTGAAATTAATAACAAGTTTTGCGAGGGTATAAAGATATTGCGATTGCAAAATATGCCACAATACGCGATATGGTGATAACAATATTTATACCATTTCATATAGAACAAGAAGTAATCTACGACTATCCACCACTTTAATTTGATCAGCTAGATGTTGAATTCTTTAACCTGAATAACTGGCATGGCGAACCAAATATTTACTAACATAAACGACTGAACTGACtgcaataaaacattttgtttttcaatcaatCACCATGTACATGTAGCTATCCAATTTCCAATACAAGCAAATTTTGTATTTGATCTTCTGCAAGAACAAAGAACTAGTACTGTAACCTCGTGGTATTTCCAGTCAGGCGGAGTTTCCCGGATAAAATTATCCAtcacattaaaagaatattgtcaTTTCTTCCCTACCTTGAGTCAGTGCCAAAAGCTGTTACCATGGCCTCACGCATGCCAATCATGAACCGGAACGGGTTTTTACGTGTAATGGCACAATAAATTAGGGGCAAAACAACAAGCACGTGAATCAGCAAACCCACAATCACTGTAACCATATACATTCCCACCAGCCTTAAGGCCTCTAGTATGTCATCCATCGCGGCCAGTTTGACAGCTATCATGCTGCAGATGCCTATTGGCGAATACCTGGAATCGATAATATCAATTTGCTGGTTAGAGTCAGCTCTAACTAAGTAACTCTAGTAACTGGATCGCCCTAGGTAGTTTGTACATGACGTCAAGGGGGTCATATTTGTGCACAAGATATCCCTTACTTGCCGAATTTCGAACTCAATTTTCATGctaaaaaacattattttgacTCCCCAAAATTTACCGCTAGTCACATAGTTGTTCACTTTTACATCCCCTAGATATTTTAAGCTTCCAAGACAACCACTTCCAACCGCAGCCATCCCTCCCACGTCAACAATCTCCTTTCGCTTTGGTGTATGTATACAGTCTCCTTAGCTTTCTCTCTTGTTGACATTTTCATTGAAAGAGAATAATTAGACATACCACATGACCAAGGAGACCATTTTCATGACAACGTCATTCAGTGCTTCGAAGAAAGCTTTCAGAGGTTTTCCCCTATCACCAATCCGCCCGAGCACAATACCAAACACAACAGAGAATACCACCAAACCGAGTACATTCATTCCTCCTTCACTGCCTATCTGTTGTCCAGCGGGAATGGTTTGCGAACCAGCATAGATCACATTTGTGATGGTAGTATAGTTATGAGTTCCATTGCTGTACACAATCGTCTTGGCATTTTGGCTTAGTGTGTTGGTGTCGATTGTTTTGTTAACGCGCTCTATCTTAGCTGGAAGTGATTTGTACTTTGTTTCTTTctagagagagaaaaaaaaatagttgcaACAAGACTTCAGTATAATTACTAGCTGACTGGCTCTGACGTATTGCGACCGTAAATCCATtcgaacaattgaaaattggaTTGTTCCTCTTAGCTTCCCATCCCAGACTCATATTTACCTCCTTTATTAAAATTTCACAGGAAACATTGAAGTGTTCATTGACATCGAAAGCTACAGTTGAGGTTAAATCATTAAATTTCCTCTCCGTTCTTCGTATGCATCTTAATTCAAGTCAGTCCCTTCTTTATGAACTCGAGATATGCTCTTTCCTCTTCCCAAAATTTAAAATACCTCAACCATACAGACAAAGGTGAAATTATCCTACTCCTAGGGAAAGCAAGTTGTCAATGTTCCGGGGAAATGCAACTTCAGCCTATTCGCAAGCCCGGTGGCGGGGGAGACGTTGAGATATGGAGGTGACAGATGTCTCTAATTATATATCACTTGAGGAAATGCTCTTTTTATGGCTGATTGGCACACTCAAAAGCGCGAGAAACAAAGAAGGTCGTAATCCATGTATACCTGCCTAAAAGTTGCTTCGACAATATTCTTTGGGAAGCAACTCctgtagagaaaaaaaataaacaataacaattcaatttttttcatgtacttaTTTTTGTACagtctcttttgttttgttttgtttttgtttttgactgttacattttttttttatcattagtAATGCAACGGTCATTTCCTGCCCCCCCCCCGCGCAAACCCCGGGGCATTTGacttttgatttgatttttgtgaaaaatttgGTCAAATTCCCCGCTATGTTGCCAGTTTAGACGGTCAAAATCCCCCACCCGTTAGAGCTTCAAAGAGGGTCAAATCGTCTATTCAATTGTACGTATTGAATCAAAGAATTGCGAAAAGCCAACTGCCCCATCGGGCGggcctcactttgggtcaaattcCCACTGTACCGAGCTTAACGTGAGTCAATGCCCGGGGTTGCCCCCGGGAGGGGGGGATGGGCGGTTTTGGAATTGACTGGTACAATAttgctattgttatttttaagaaTTTCACGCGTGAGAAGAAAGTATAAGCAACAGACGTAAAACAGCAGGGACACAAAGCTACCATAATTTATGGAGAGAATATTCAATGATATTAAAATCTATCCCTGTTTACATGAACGAGATTACTTCTTGTAATGCATCGATttaactgcagatttgaaaacTGCATCCTCTccagttttacaaaaaaaggaaagcttTGAAGTCtttcaatgaaataaaataatcaaaagaAGACCACACACTTTCTTTGCAACTTAAGAAAATCTGTTGTCATGTTTGGATATTTGTGGACCAAACATacaaaatttcatttgttgataataattttgaaaatttctaaggaaaaaaaaaaaagaaaggacagAGGAGAAAAGCAGTATTCTCTAGAAATTGTTCATCACACCGGAACCATTTCTTATTTTGAAGCTGTTTTCGTCGTAACAAATCGCCAAATCTAAAAATTAATTGAACTGctctgaaatgaaaaattaaaatcaaagcTCTTTCATTGagttcagtattttcaagaGTGGCTGTTTGAATTTTCAGAGGCGCTTGGAAATAGagacaaactgaaaaaaaacattttttttttcttttccagatGATTGAAATGTAATAATCTATAGCTAAGGATAAAAATGTGAGGTACCTTATCAAGTCAAGGAATGAGTCCAAATTCCGACGAGGTTTagaaatcttttcattttcagtgTCGCCCTTATCTCCCCAATCGCCAGGTCGAATGCTAATGACAAGCACAATGCCGAGGACTACAGCTAGCAGAGTGGTTGTGAAGTAGTACAGAACCGTGCGCCTTCCGATTTTACCGGTGGCCTTTGAGTCGAGAGTAGCAAGAGCACATATCAAGCTGGCAATAATCAACGGTAAGATTAACATTTTCAGCATATTCATAAACAGCTCGCCCGGGAAACCGATCAACATTAACGTAGTCGCTTTGCTTTCCGGATCCACGATGTCGTTTACGGAAGGATTAACGGAGGCTCCGATTATGAAGCCGACGAGCACGCCGATTACGATCATCAGAAGCAAGATGTCCTGTTTCAAGACATCCCAGATCCTACTCCAACAAGAGGAGCACTTGCTTTGTATTCCGACACCTTGGCGCTTCATAACGGCGGGAACAAAATTATCAACAGCAATTTTAACTCGACTATCGCTCAGCTCACTTCAACTCAGTCTCTGGAAGGTACCGTCTTGAATAGCTTCGAGTCAAGCTGGGTTATGTTAAGCCTCTGTGAGTTTTTGCATTAAAAGCGCAGTTTGACGCCTGTGTACAACCAGCGATAGGATattcattaaaattttaaaattgttaacTGACTTATAcaagttcaaaaaaaaaaacaaacaaacaaaaaacaaataacccTTAGGACTGTCGAAATAGATTATAAAAagctttaataatttattttacttattCCAACCAACCATCTCCATacacatttgaaaaaaaaggtaTCGTGTCGAGTAAAGTACAAGTTTGCGCGTCCTTCATGTCTTAGCGTTGAATTCCaaaattatcttattttatAGTCTTGTTAAATTAaaccttttctttcctttgtttttttttttttttactaaaaactaaaatactttaattttttttgtgtcgcaaatgttaattaacaacaCAATTCACTGAAGTCATGCGAATTCGTGAAATGTAAAACTAAAGCCAGGTCTTcatcttatttattttttgtgaatTAAAATGCAGACCGGGaacataataaataataaatcttAAATAAAGAAGTAATCAGCGCGTTATCCGTATCTTGTTCGCGAAGAAGTCAACTTAAACGAAAATTTTACGAACATGGCATGATAGGGAAAGAGCGAAGTTACTGTAGCCATGACAGCCATGTCGCCGCGTTTGAGAAAAATTCGCGCAACATGGTAACCGTTTAGAAGCAGGCAAAAACTGACGTGAAAGCAAATTGTGTTTTTTTGCTGAAAGAGAGTGAAATACTCAAAATGCTAACAAATAAATCGTCGTGAAATATTCTCAGCTTAAAATCACGAATACTGAACAT
Above is a genomic segment from Acropora muricata isolate sample 2 chromosome 1, ASM3666990v1, whole genome shotgun sequence containing:
- the LOC136926026 gene encoding excitatory amino acid transporter 3-like, with the translated sequence MKRQGVGIQSKCSSCWSRIWDVLKQDILLLMIVIGVLVGFIIGASVNPSVNDIVDPESKATTLMLIGFPGELFMNMLKMLILPLIIASLICALATLDSKATGKIGRRTVLYYFTTTLLAVVLGIVLVISIRPGDWGDKGDTENEKISKPRRNLDSFLDLIRSCFPKNIVEATFRQKETKYKSLPAKIERVNKTIDTNTLSQNAKTIVYSNGTHNYTTITNVIYAGSQTIPAGQQIGSEGGMNVLGLVVFSVVFGIVLGRIGDRGKPLKAFFEALNDVVMKMVSLVMWYSPIGICSMIAVKLAAMDDILEALRLVGMYMVTVIVGLLIHVLVVLPLIYCAITRKNPFRFMIGMREAMVTAFGTDSSSATLPTTIRCVEEMNAIDSRISRFVLPLGATVNMDGTALYEGVSALWIAQLNKIHLAPGQIVTTVLTATAAAIGAAGITSAGLVTMLIVLQAVNLPTEDIGLILAIDWFLDRFRTCVNVMGDALGAGIVEHLSRDEIKFSEFDTSEEIPLKNNDSAFEEEAKKEENDVDPLKMTSVYIKSCFPSNLVEATFRQKKTQYRKDPGKYELYNVSGKNPMSLGENEEIIQTILYNATFNITTVSKEIYPGSNTIPIGVGTNPSGGMNILGLAVFSIVFGIVLGRMGAKAKPLKKFFSALNDAVMILVTLIMWYAPIGVCSLIAQRVASMVDIGGELRRLALFIVTVLAGLSIHAFIILPLIFFAVRKANPFIFMYGMKDALMTAFGISSSAATLPTTIRCIEENNKVDPRISKFVLPLGATVNMDGAALYEAIAAIFIAQLNNYDLPAGKIIAICITATAIAIGAAGIPSAGSVTTIIVLQAVSLPLDDIGLIMAVDWFLDRFRTTVNVLGDSIVAGVVEHLSRDDLKNFDDYNGVMNDIAPLSNRDESRELDEIATTTIL